A genomic stretch from Photobacterium atrarenae includes:
- a CDS encoding alpha/beta fold hydrolase, with protein MKPKIYLIPGTMCTALLWCRLMPYLESAVEIIPLPPYQHASPSAYFSQLRQLLPQRPVNLVGFSLGGYLAASFSTQFPAQVQQLFVISNTPCALSDTELTARQQALVLVDRYGYKGISRKRAADLLDRQASSCPLAEPNHTSADEALIDIIVEMDRVLGESTFRLQLQTASARQDLMADLLAAGVPTTFYYSEGDPLLQTDWFQRLQTRAQDRHIGLLPTSGRGHMLPLEKPNELAVHLLNWLGLDDLQ; from the coding sequence ATGAAACCAAAGATTTACCTGATCCCGGGTACCATGTGCACCGCGCTGTTGTGGTGTCGTCTGATGCCATACCTGGAATCTGCTGTTGAGATCATTCCCCTGCCACCGTATCAGCATGCCTCGCCATCAGCATATTTCAGCCAATTGCGACAGTTGCTGCCTCAAAGGCCGGTTAATCTGGTCGGTTTTTCACTCGGGGGCTATCTTGCTGCCAGTTTTAGCACCCAGTTTCCGGCGCAGGTTCAACAGCTGTTCGTAATTTCTAACACGCCCTGTGCACTAAGCGACACGGAACTGACCGCGCGACAGCAAGCTCTGGTGCTGGTGGATCGTTATGGGTACAAGGGGATCAGTCGCAAACGGGCGGCTGATCTTTTGGATCGCCAAGCTTCATCGTGTCCGCTTGCTGAGCCGAATCATACCAGCGCAGATGAAGCATTGATTGACATCATTGTTGAAATGGATCGCGTGTTGGGTGAGTCGACATTCAGGCTTCAATTGCAGACTGCCTCGGCAAGGCAAGATCTGATGGCGGACTTATTGGCGGCTGGCGTGCCCACCACGTTTTACTACAGCGAAGGAGATCCGCTACTCCAGACCGACTGGTTTCAGCGCTTGCAAACCAGGGCTCAGGATAGACATATCGGTTTGCTGCCGACATCCGGGCGCGGGCATATGCTGCCGCTGGAAAAACCGAATGAGCTGGCTGTGCACCTGCTGAACTGGCTGGGCTTGGATGACTTGCAATAG